In Aspergillus luchuensis IFO 4308 DNA, chromosome 1, nearly complete sequence, the following are encoded in one genomic region:
- a CDS encoding uncharacterized protein (InterPro:IPR001452,IPR036028;~TransMembrane:1 (o205-226i);~go_function: GO:0005515 - protein binding [Evidence IEA]) produces MRQAISSRTSGAIRRDVQIAQASAVPYSSYGGSSSTYDDGQWHGGYSSGNSYGQQGSNGQQSGQSSDMSSGSAGTGSSGSSGASYNAGVQGGAAAQASPVASTENSASSWSEGSPANNAQANADSWTSQYVPNSPSPSVVSATWETSALPTQTDSWTSMTSTTSTTSNGTPTRSSTTETETPASTTTAASAAGTSHGPTPLSTKLAIGLSVAVAVVAILGFFVWSLHRKKRALQKAIAGHKARDEKPDPSPPQPSMVKRCASSFCNGVSTIKFKSTRSRLRSSSVRLPGAPKAEYKPIKDLALKVYANGRGMLRTAANIARSTWQKSNVHVPRPASEYMHDPNSVVRDGFRQIHRSYLSLPQARSSNNNNNKDNKDIHPALRGLHSSTETLVGADMGRIKEVNVSNTPPREETGRIPEANVATVETVSRGTSTNSSSPTVSRSPTIEVPTIEIPTSPGAPPISLAGVYRVDMDFRPVSPEHIGLKEGQTAILHLVYEDGWALVTVLETNKEGLVPRACFSAQPIRNQAQYLGNNISISTDHVPRSPRPATPTSSCESTSDGDLGRFYSNCVSPELPPMDDERPQTPKLKSLPSIASFLKSPPSFKSMV; encoded by the exons ATGCGACAGGCCATATCCTCCCGCACCTCTGGTGCAATTCGAAGGGATGTTCAAATAGCTCAAGCTTCCGCCGTTCCGTATTCTTCGTACGGAGGTTCGTCATCTACCTACGACGACGGTCAGTGGCACGGAGGATATTCGTCGGGCAATTCGTACGGTCAGCAAGGTTCAAACGGTCAACAATCGGGGCAGTCAAGCGATATGTCCTCAGGCAGCGCGGGCACAGGAAGCTCGGGCTCGAGCGGTGCCTCCTACAATGCAGGAGTGCAGGGTGGTGCTGCCGCCCAAGCCAGTCCTGTTGCTTCGACAGAAAACTCAGCTTCATCTTGGTCTGAAGGAAGCCCCGCCAACAATGCTCAGGCCAATGCCGATTCGTGGACTAGTCAATATGTTCCAAActcgccatctccatcagtTGTAAGCGCGACATGGGAAACTTCGGCCCTTCCTACACAAACAGACAGCTGGACGAGCATGACATCGACtacttccaccaccagcaatgGCACACCCACCCGCTCCAGCACGACCGAAACAGAAACGCCCGCCAGTACAACAACAGCGGCCTCCGCCGCAGGTACCTCGCATGGACCTACCCCTCTGTCTACCAAGTTGGCTATCGGCCTCAGTGTCGCAGTGGCGGTCGTCGCCATCCTAGGCTTCTTCGTGTGGTCATTGCACCGGAAGAAGCGTGCCTTGCAAAAGGCGATAGCTGGTCACAAGGCCAGGGACGAGAAACCAGACCCTAGCCCACCGCAACCTTCTATGGTGAAGAGGTGCGCCAGCAGCTTCTGCAATGGTGTATCAACCATCAAGTTCAAATCGACCAGATCGCGTCTTCGTTCTAGTTCAGTGCGTCTTCCTGGAGCTCCCAAGGCAGAGTACAAACCGATCAAAGACTTGGCACTCAAGGTGTATGCCAATGGCCGCGGAATGCTGCGTACAGCTGCCAACATTGCACGGTCTACTTGGCAGAAGTCCAACGTACATGTTCCGCGCCCTGCTTCTGAGTACATGCACGATCCCAACAGTGTGGTACGGGATGGTTTCCGTCAAATCCATCGGTCATACTTGTCTCTGCCTCAGGCGCGCAgtagcaacaacaacaataacaaggATAACAAGGACATTCACCCCGCGTTGCGAGGTCTACATTCCTCGACTGAGACATTAGTCGGCGCAGACATGGGCAGAATCAAAGAAGTCAACGTGTCCAACACCCCACCAAGAGAAGAGACTGGCAGGATCCCAGAGGCCAATGTCGCAACAGTGGAAACCGTTTCGCGAGGCACATCGACCAATTCCAGCTCCCCGACAGTTTCTAGAAGTCCTACCATTGAGGTTCCTACTATTGAGATCCCCACTTCTCCTGGAGCACCACCGATTTCATTGGCTGGTGTGTATCGCGTCGATATGGATTTCCGTCCTGTCAGCCCTGAGCACATTGGACTGAAGGAGGGTCAAACGGCCATCCTGCACCTAGTATACGAAGACGGATGG GCACTGGTGACCGTCCTCGAAACAAACAAAGAAGGCCTCGTCCCTCGGGCATGTTTCTCCGCACAACCAATACGGAACCAAGCCCAGTATCTCGGAAACAATATCAGTATCTCGACTGATCACGTCCCTCGCTCTCCGCGTCCTGCGACTCCCACATCGTCATGTGAATCAACATCTGACGGCGATCTCGGACGGTTCTACTCGAACTGCGTGAGTCCGGAGTTACCGCCAATGGACGATGAGAGGCCACAGACTCCCAAGCTGAAGTCTTTGCCGTCGATTGCAAGTTTCCTTAAATCACCTCCCAGCTTCAAGAGCATGGTTTAA
- a CDS encoding uncharacterized protein (COG:S;~EggNog:ENOG410PU5W), which translates to MARTKQGVFSWEDVLAHRYQNNKPSGLPRSRRYSAVQGQRTSSKPDTRTEWAIQSQSALLARLSPELRLMIWEMVLGGMRIHIVQRPNRRMGHVVCSQTSACDICRGGLPGMKVSAGLLALSMTCKQIYCESIYMLYSLNTFEFSNTWSLTYLRPTIPADFWDAIREVELRWAFPGHWLPCKDPVKSVYFSAGRQQWVETCLALTHMQGLQTFTLQLSGSWFCEPVEKIPVFLEPLRELHLRQRWKLQLPRQPYYVKEIRNIDGDLRKRGIECVVRVV; encoded by the exons ATGGCGCGCACCAAGCAGGGTGTGTTTTCTTGGGAAGATGTGTTGGCGCATCGCTACCAGA ACAACAAACCCTCCGGGCTCCCCAGGTCACGTCGATACAGCGCCGTTCAAGGTCAACGGACGTCCTCTAAACCCGACACCAGAACAGAATGGGCTATCCAGTCGCAAAGCGCCTTACTGGCCAGGCTATCGCCCGAGCTGCGACTCATGATCTGGGAGATGGTCCTAGGCGGCATGCGCATCCACATCGTACAGCGTCCGAACCGGCGAATGGGACATGTAGTCTGTTCTCAGACCAGCGCATGCGATATTTGCCGCGGTGGACTTCCAGGCATGAAAGTGTCGGCAGGTCTGCTGGCGCTGTCGATGACATGTAAACAGAT CTACTGCGAGTCTATCTATATGCTCTACTCGCTCAACACCTTTGAATTCAGCAATACCTGGTCGCTGACATACTTGCGACCCACCATCCCGGCCGACTTCTGGGACGCCATCCGCGAAGTCGAGCTCCGCTGGGCGTTCCCGGGCCACTGGCTCCCCTGCAAGGACCCCGTCAAGTCGGTCTACTTCTCCGCTGGCCGGCAGCAGTGGGTCGAGACATGTCTGGCTCTCACGCACATGCAGGGCTTGCAGACATTTACGCTGCAGCTGAGCGGGAGCTGGTTCTGTGAGCCGGTGGAAAAGATCCCGGTGTTCTTGGAACCGCTGCGGGAGCTGCATCTGCGACAGCGATGGAAGTTGCAGCTGCCGAGGCAGCCGTACTATGTAAAGGAGATTCGGAATATTGATGGGGATTTGAGGAAACGAGGAATTGAGTgtgtggtgagggtggtttAG
- a CDS encoding uncharacterized protein (TransMembrane:2 (i12-33o95-113i)) encodes MHRKSQHKSCALMLGLARLGLLVLHVMLCLYSVKLSLSMMELAARSTEKPINKPLERHIMTSAVAKKISASLVMMKSISQHNQAPVLRPWSQPRLFLIGLFGACVEECFMCCLTI; translated from the coding sequence ATGCATCGAAAAAGCCAGCATAAGTCATGTGCACTCATGCTAGGCCTTGCCCGTTTGGGATTACTTGTGCTGCACGTCATGTTGTGTCTCTACAGTGTCAAGCTATCCCTCTCCATGATGGAACTGGCGGCTCGCTCAACGGAGAAGCCGATTAATAAACCTCTCGAGAGACACATCATGACTTCTGCTGTGGCTAAAAAGATCTCGGCCAgtttggtgatgatgaaatcAATATCCCAGCACAACCAAGCTCCTGTTCTTCGCCCTTGGTCTCAGCCtcgcctcttcctcatcggacTGTTTGGCGCCTGCGTCGAGGAGTGCTTTATGTGTTGCTtgactatataa
- a CDS encoding protein MEMO1 (BUSCO:EOG09262WFG;~COG:S;~EggNog:ENOG410PM3F;~InterPro:IPR002737;~PFAM:PF01875) — MDAREDSHAGSWYSDDKSTLSYQLDHWLQEVPDEIEGIGQLPVPGARMIIAPHAGYAYSGRCAAFAYKALDLSQAKRIFVVGPSHHHYFTTLALPEFTSYHTPLSDDPLPLDTEFIAKLRSTKAVSRNGLELQFTTMSRSVDEAEHSIELHLPYIHRLLQRQRPNQPTSQYPPLVPILVGAVTESTEKAFGTLLAPYIDDPANAFVISSDFCHWGQRFRYTYYTSQAPNPGPSIPVSAPGLPQPGIDGDSVTDQMEMVSAGRSLKSRERIRSREPPIHESISAVDIATMAAIATGEYARFSTILKNTGNTVCGRHPIGVIMAGIEDIRKNEGEKGRFRFIRYDRSSHVIEVDDSSVSYVSAFTVL, encoded by the exons ATGGATGCTCGTGAAGATAGTCATGCTGGTTCATGGTACTCCGACGATAAATCCACCTTGTCCTATCAACTGGATCACTGGTTGCAAGAGGTACCGGATGAGATCGAGGGCATTGGCCAACTACCCGTGCCTGGTGCACGAATGATCATTGCGCC ACACGCAGGCTATGCATACTCCGGACGATGTGCCGCTTTCGCCTACAAGGCCCTGGACCTGTCACAGGC TAAACGGATCTTTGTTGTCGGACCATCGCATCACCATTACTTCACGACGCTTGCCCTTCCTGAGTTCACTTCATACCATACCCCGCTCTCTGACGACCCTCTACCGCTTGATACCGAGTTCATTGCCAAGCTACGTTCAACCAAAGCCGTGTCACGAAATGGGCTCGAATTGCAATTTACCACCATGTCTCGCTCTGTGGACGAAGCGGAGCACAGTATCGAACTGCACCTACCTTACATCCACCGTCTCCTACAACGCCAGCGGCCGAACCAGCCAACATCCCAATACCCGCCGCTGGTACCTATATTAGTGGGTGCTGTTACTGAGTCGACCGAGAAGGCTTTCGGAACCTTGCTTGCTCCGTATATTGATGATCCAGCGAATGCTTTTGTCATCAGCTCCGATTTCTGTCATTGGGGGCAGCGGTTCCGTTACACGTACTACACCTCCCAGGCTCCTAACCCTGGGCCCAGCATCCCCGTTTCCGCTCCGGGCCTCCCCCAACCCGGGATTGATGGCGATAGTGTAACCGAtcagatggagatggtgtcTGCCGGTCGCTCCTTGAAATCGCGGGAACGTATTAGGAGCCGAGAACCACCAATTCACGAGAGTATCTCGGCAGTTGACATTGCGACCATGGCAGCTATTGCCACCGGAGAGTACGCACGTTTCTCAACTATACTCAAAAATACAGGGAACACTGTGTGTGGCCGTCACCCCATCGGCGTGATAATGGCTGGTATTGaagatattagaaagaatgaaggggagaagggccGATTTCGCTTCATCCGATATGACCGCAGTTCACATGTGATAGAGGTGGACGATAGCTCTGTGAGCTACGTGTCTGCCTTTACCGTGCTCTAG
- a CDS encoding uncharacterized protein (COG:S;~EggNog:ENOG410PU5A) gives MSLKRKASIPSLTSPNPAPVMSGRSIVADDSPKHLHSRTRKRFRNDRPDDEVVYENTMRWLFTAQQQQQHQAPTPSTDEDEATEPEPVPSSEIVDPRQQTLLKFFRPSQSTPAHNRMNKLDQPSNIAIPLQTTPVQPHTFNLSSPVTSMGWGTSSPPSQMTGSDMDMDSVTNESVQEPQRPFGGFGWA, from the exons ATGTCCCTCAAGCGCAAGGCCTCGATTCCCAGTCTCACATCGCCAAATCCTGCTCCTGTGATGTCAGGACGATCAATTGTGGCAGATGACTCCCCAAAGCACCTCCACAGTCGCACCCGCAAGCGCTTTCGGAACGATCGCCCGGATGACGAAGTAGTCTATG AAAATACAATGCGATGGCTTTTTACGgctcagcaacaacaacaacaccaagcTCCTACTCCTTCCacagacgaggacgaggcaACTGAGCCAGAACCTGTACCATCATCTGAGATCGTCGACCCTCGCCAGCAGACATTGCTCAAGTTCTTCCGTCCTTCCCAATCTACGCCCGCTCACAACCGCATGAACAAGCTGGATCAACCATCGAACATTGCTATACCACTGCAAACAACACCCGTTCAACCGCATACCTTCAACCTGTCCTCGCCAGTTACTTCGATGGGATGGGGTACGAGTAGCCCACCTTCGCAGATGACAGGCAGCGATATGGACATGGACTCAGTAACCAATGAGTCAGTCCAAGAGCCTCAGAGACCATTCGGGGGGTTTGGTTGGGCATGA
- a CDS encoding LSM domain-containing protein (COG:S;~EggNog:ENOG410PS56;~InterPro:IPR034110,IPR010920,IPR001163;~PFAM:PF01423;~go_component: GO:0031417 - NatC complex [Evidence IEA]), with product MDGNQAVQYLDSLIGRTLRVHATDTRIFVGTFKCTDAARNIILASTYEYRFPSPSTVRDAATGTHDSAAGSAVDAQSVKMDMTSRFIGLVVVPGQHITKIELEETPQQIRARESLKK from the exons ATGGACGGAAACCAAGCAGTCCAATATCTGGACTCATTGATCGGTCGGACGTTACGAGTGCACGCGACAGATACGCGCATTTTCGTGGGTACCTTCAAGTGTACGGATGCG GCACGAAATATCATCCTTGCCAGCACCTACGAATACcgcttcccttccccatctactGTTCGAGACGCCGCCACGGGTACGCATGATTCAGCCGCCGGTAGCGCAGTCGACGCCCAGAGCGTCAAGATGGATATGACGAGTCGATTCATCGGTCTTGTGGTCGTTCCTGGCCAACATATTACGAAAATTGAGTTGGAGGAAACCCCGCAGCAGATTCGCGCGCGGGAGTCCCTGAAGAAGTAG
- the phzA gene encoding putative serine/threonine protein phosphatase (COG:T;~EggNog:ENOG410PFNB;~InterPro:IPR029052,IPR011159,IPR031675,IPR006186, IPR004843;~PFAM:PF00149,PF16891;~go_function: GO:0004724 - magnesium-dependent protein serine/threonine phosphatase activity [Evidence IEA];~go_function: GO:0016787 - hydrolase activity [Evidence IEA]), which translates to MGQSHSKGNSSPGDSLQSYPSFSRSDTKESLRSLRGSIRSKIRSSDSPRASTSALSQTESQTDRSDAGSIKSAASRRSSTNLSTQSPTAEDPGANPDAPEPPPSPSLSSSLKRGHQDVSAMQQSGEVDLVSDAPPTGVAPVGPSSQAVGESILIKKDNQLNPILDYIMNTPLEAASSPGMGMGALKSIDLDDMISRLLDAGYSTKVTKTVCLKNAEITAICTAARELFLSQPALLELSAPVKIVGDVHGQYTDLIRLFEMCGFPPASNYLFLGDYVDRGKQSLETILLLLCYKLKYPENFFLLRGNHECANVTRVYGFYDECKRRCNIKIWKTFVDTFNCLPIAAIVAGKIFCVHGGLSPSLSHMDDIRGIARPTDVPDYGLLNDLLWSDPADMEEDWEPNERGVSYCFGKKVIMDFLQRHDFDLVCRAHMVVEDGYEFYQDRILVTVFSAPNYCGEFDNWGAIMSVSGELLCSFELLKPLDSTALKNHIKKGRNKRNSMLSSPPAPVSAQSY; encoded by the exons ATGGGTCAGTCGCATTCCAAGGGCAACTCCAGCCCGGGCGACTCTTTGCAGTCGTATCCATCTTTCTCTCGGTCGGATACCAAAGAATCGCTCCGTTCTCTTCGGGGCTCCATCCGCTCGAAAATCCGTAGCAGTGACAGTCCCCGCGCATCGACGTCCGCGCTGTCACAAACGGAGAGCCAGACCGACAGGTCGGATGCTGGCTCGATCAAGTCGGCAGCGAGTCGACGCAGCTCCACCAACCTGAGTACACAGTCTCCTACCGCCGAGGATCCGGGTGCGAACCCCGATGCCCCCGagcctcccccatccccttccTTGTCGAGCAGTTTGAAGCGAGGACATCAAGATGTGAGTGCTATGCAACAAAGCGGCGAGGTTGACCTTGTGTCGGACGCTCCTCCCACTGGTGTTGCTCCCGTGGGCCCATCCTCGCAGGCCGTGGGTGAATCTATCCTCATCAAAAAGGACAATCAACTCAACCCCATTCTGGACTATATAATGAACACTCCACTCGAGGCAGCTAGTTCGCCAGGTATGGGAATGGGCGCTCTGAAGTCTATTGACTTGGACGACATGATTTCGCGGCTTCTCGACGCCGGTTACTCGACGAAGGTCACCAAGACCGTTTGCTTGAAGAACGCAGAGATCACGGCGATCTGTACCGCGGCACGGGAATTGTTCCTCTCTCAGCCGGCTCTGCTGGAGCTGTCTGCCCCTGTCAAGATCGTCGGAGATGTTCATGGTCAATATACGGATCTTATCAGGCTCTTTGAGATGTGCGGGTTCCCTCCTGCTTCAAACTATCTGTTTTTGGGTGATTATGTGGATCGTGGAAAGCAAAGTCTGGAAACgattcttctcctgctttgcTATAAGCTGAAATACCCGGAGaacttcttccttctacGTGGCAACCACGAGTGTGCCAACGTCACCCGCGTTTATGGGTTCTATGATGAATGTAAACGGCGTTGCAACATCAAAATCTGGAAGACCTTTGTTGATACCTTCAACTGCCTCCCCATCGCTGCGATCGTCGCTGGCAAGATCTTCTGTGTCCATGGTGGTTTGTCTCCTAGCCTCTCCCATATGGATGACATTCGAGGAATTGCACGTCCGACCGATGTGCCGGACTACGGTTTGCTGAATGATCTTTTGTGGAGCGACCCTGCGGATATGGAAGAGGACTGGGAGCCGAACGAGCGCGGAGTGAGTTATTGCTTCGGTAAGAAGGTCATCATGGACTTTTTGCAACGGCATGATTTCGACTTGGTCTGCAGAGCGCACATGGTCGTCGAGGACGGCTATGAGTTCTACCAGGATCGAATTCTCGTTACCGTCTTTTCTGCACCTAAT TATTGTGGTGAATTCGACAACTGGGGTGCCATTATGTCGGTTTCAGGTGAATTGTTGTGTAGTTTTGAGCTGCTCAAACCGCTGGATTCCACCGCACTGAAGAACCATATTAAGAAGGGCCGGAACAAGCGGAACAGCATGCTCAGCAGTCCT CCTGCACCTGTCTCTGCGCAAAGCTACTAG
- the ura7 gene encoding small subunit rRNA maturation protein UTP4 (BUSCO:EOG09260VEY;~COG:A;~EggNog:ENOG410PFRR;~InterPro:IPR015943,IPR001680,IPR036322,IPR017986;~go_function: GO:0005515 - protein binding [Evidence IEA]), with the protein MDIHRCRFVPYNPQAINALAFSHPPSAELAGRGVPTLRLAIGRANGDIEIWNPLRGAWFQETVLRGGKDRSIEGLAWTLDPPEPGPDGSKLPGRLRLFSIGYSTVVTEWDIEQGRPLRHSSGNYGEIWCLAAQPRWQATRGKDGKLLPPAEGEFTGQHLAAGCADGSIVILSTADNDLKYLRTMRPSTKRSRVLSVTFQNRNTLVAGYADSSIRLYDIRSGQLLRTISLGKGPAGGTKELLVWSVKCLPDGTIVSGDSAGEIRFWDAKNYALIQRLQGHLADTLDIAVSAKGDTVVSGGADQRTVVYRKKDGEKGDKKARWTEVMHRRYHTHDVKTFAVYETRDISIAVSGGPDAAPVVLPLREFGKEHHRKLSSLPQIPQLASSPASRLVMSFWDREVSIWRLHRGPATHENADGQRHRLVGKVLIQGEENITSAMLSADGKILVVATISTIKLFSVRRRKGDEKGTLRIQKLDVPKALAEDGARVVTVAPNGQWVCVVRPNSAMYLARIKPASTAQEKPHIHTQLVKLNRASRHTRFEKASHGTLGEYERSVRCVVFSDDSKVLASGDLSGCVDTWALQNAEDAPKKRDNAAGSDDESSDDEDQPVIDGERWTHAAGESPIPRLKSGVVLLSFRPPNPAKTKLLINGVAKDEHRLMALTSEHQLVEFDAVEGKLSDWSRRNPKAFLPEEFRGVKDRAMGCVWDLSAARERLWLYGTSWLWMFDLNQDFPSPEELNASADNHEDENASTQTSKKSAAQKRKRNPFEEEENARKKPNSGAGDRIPLAQSDLFFAAKMRKIVGSDEGQGEWMSLDKERPRAPDADDEAYDYDEAYTANNDVALARLRRERQFVETSTLLKRVSIGGKQDKLLLGGDVESPSAQKQLVPASADAKSNQQQQPSRRWWHTYKYRDLLGIVPLGSDADDVEGDSDSHFLEVAVVERPMWDVDLPGRYVRDYA; encoded by the exons ATGGATATTCACCGTTGCCGTTTCGTTCCCTACAACCCTCAGGCGATTAATGCGCTTGCTTTCTCCCACCCTCCCTCCGCGGAACTCGCAGGACGAGGTGTCCCTACGCTCCGACTCGCAATAGGTCGCGCCAACGGCGATATCGAGATCTGGAACCCCCTGCGCGGCGCCTGGTTCCAGGAGACAGTTCtccgaggaggaaaagacaGAAGCATTGAGGGGCTGGCATGGACGCTTGACCCCCCTGAGCCTGGTCCGGATGGGTCGAAGCTGCCTGGACGTCTGCGCCTCTTCAGTATCGGATACTCGACTGTCGTGACGGAGTGGGATATCGAACAGGGTCGTCCGCTACGCCACTCGAGCGGAAACTACGGCGAGATCTGGTGTTTGGCTGCTCAGCCCAGGTGGCAGGCGACGCGGGGTAAGGATGGCAAATTGTTGCCTCCGGCGGAGGGAGAGTTCACGGGCCAGCATCTGGCTGCGGGATGCGCTGACGGATCGATTGTTATTCTGTCCACGGCGGATAATGATCTGAAGTATCTGCGTACTATGCGCCCGTCTACGAAGAGGTCCAGAGTGCTTAGCGTGACTTTCCAGAACCGTAATACCCTTGTCGCGGGATATGCGGATAGTTCGATTCGGTTGTACGATATTCGGAGTGGTCAGCTTCTGCGCACGATATCCTTGGGTAAGGGACCTGCTGGGGGAACGAAGGAATTGCTCGTCTGGTCGGTTAAGTGTCTGCCTGATGGGACGATCGTTTCGGGTGACTCGGCTGGTGAAATTCGCTTCTGGGATGCTAAGAACTATGCCCTCATTCAGCGTCTGCAGGGCCATTTGGCGGATACGTTGGATATCGCTGTGAGCGCGAAGGGTGATACTGTTGTCAGTGGTGGTGCCGATCAGAGGACGGTCGTGTAtaggaagaaggatggtgAGAAGGGTGACAAGAAGGCTAGATGGACTGAGGTCATGCATCGTCGCTACCACACTCATGATGTGAAGACCTTCGCTGTTTACGAGACCAGGGATATCAGTATTGCCGTGTCTGGAG GACCTGACGCCGCACCGGTTGTCCTGCCCCTGCGCGAATTCGGAAAGGAGCACCACAGAAAGCTTTCCAGCTTGCCCCAAATACCCCAACTTGCATCTTCCCCTGCGTCTAGGCTCGTGATGAGTTTCTGGGATAGGGAGGTCAGTATCTGGCGTTTGCACCGTGGTCCTGCGACGCACGAGAATGCGGATGGCCAGCGGCATCGCTTGGTCGGCAAGGTTCTCATCCAG GGCGAAGAAAACATCACATCTGCTATGCTCTCCGCAGACGGAAAGATCCTCGTCGTTGCCACGATATCCACCATCAAGCTGTTCTCCGTGCGGCGCCGCAAGGGCGACGAGAAGGGAACTCTCCGCATACAGAAGTTGGACGTGCCGAAGGCTCTTGCGGAGGACGGTGCTCGGGTCGTGACCGTCGCTCCCAACGGCCAGTGGGTTTGCGTCGTCCGTCCCAACAGTGCTATGTACCTGGCTCGCATCAAGCCGGCCTCCACCGCGCAAGAGAAGCCTCACATTCACACCCAGCTCGTCAAGCTGAACAGAGCGAGTCGTCACACTCGATTCGAAAAGGCCTCGCACGGTACCTTGGGCGAGTACGAGAGATCAGTGCGATGCGTCGTATTCTCCGACGACAGCAAGGTCCTGGCATCCGGTGATCTCTCCGGCTGTGTCGATACCTGGGCGCTCCAGAACGCAGAGGACGCCCCCAAGAAGCGCGATAATGCCGCCGGCTCAGACGATGAATCTTCCGATGACGAAGACCAGCCCGTGATCGACGGTGAGCGCTGGACCCATGCTGCTGGGGAGTCCCCCATTCCCCGTCTCAAGTCCGGCGTTGTCCTCCTGTCGTTCCGTCCCCCCAACCCAGCCAAGACGAAACTCCTCATAAACGGAGTCGCAAAGGACGAGCACCGCCTGATGGCCCTCACAAGCGAGCACCAGCTCGTAGAGTTCGACGCCGTCGAAGGCAAGCTATCCGACTGGTCCCGGAGAAACCCGAAGGCCTTCCTCCCCGAAGAGTTCCGCGGCGTCAAGGACCGTGCCATGGGCTGTGTCTGGGACCTATCGGCCGCCCGCGAACGCCTATGGCTCTACGGCACCTCCTGGCTGTGGATGTTCGACCTCAACCAggacttcccctcccccgaGGAGCTGAACGCCTCCGCAGATAACCACGAAGACGAAAACGCCTCCACACAAACCTCCAAGAAATCCGCCGCGCAGAAGCGCAAACGCAACCccttcgaggaggaagagaacgcCCGCAAGAAACCCAACAGCGGTGCCGGTGACAGGATACCCCTCGCCCAGTCCGACCTGTTCTTCGCAGCCAAGATGCGCAAGATCGTCGGCAGCGACGAAGGCCAAGGCGAGTGGATGTCCCTGGACAAGGAACGGCCTCGCGCCCCCGACGCCGACGATGAAGCATACGACTACGACGAAGCATACACGGCCAACAACGACGTCGCTCTGGCCCGTCTCCGTAGAGAAAGACAATTCGTCGAAACCAGCACCCTCCTGAAACGCGTCTCCATCGGCGGAAAGCAGGATAAActcctcctcggcggcgACGTCGAAAGCCCCTCCGCCCAGAAACAACTCGTCCCTGCTTCAGCCGACGCCAAatccaaccagcagcagcagccctcCCGCCGCTGGTGGCACACCTACAAGTACCGTGATCTCCTGGGTATCGTGCCCCTGGGCTCGGATgccgatgatgtcgaaggtGATAGCGACAGTCATTTCTTGGAGGTCGCCGTCGTCGAAAGACCCATGTGGGATGTCGATTTGCCGGGTCGTTATGTCCGGGACTACGCTTAG